In one Cupriavidus taiwanensis genomic region, the following are encoded:
- a CDS encoding sensor histidine kinase has product MRHPVLLWRRGSLRRQLLLLLLPALAAMMALDTWLTYGTLRDAANTAYDRSLYGSIRAIDNAIGMAGDNVQLTLPDAAMEIFETAAQTHVFYRVSTERAGQVETVTGYSDLPLPRGALLNNQPRFYDAEYMGEAVRIAAMARPVYRPDARMRVIIQVAETAEPRSALIGSVWRSALARDLLLILLSAAILVGGVTYVLRPLARVRDDVEARSPEDLTPLAFERVPAEVRPLVDAVNLHVSRSAAMAQSQAQFIADAAHQLRTPLAILKTQAEYAQRQLNGPDPEAARAAAGEAVGGIVTQLEQAARLTNQLLALARVRQHRADATQAGEAGEGIDIIDAVTVAEQVALDYLPLARGKQQDFGWEPVPGLALPVRADPALLREALANLVHNAIQYSPRGSRITLSATRSGDHACLVVEDDGPGIPAEEREKVFARFYRRVGNAEPGSGLGLAISREMASRFGGTVELGEGGQGTGVRAVLRLPVEAS; this is encoded by the coding sequence ATGCGGCACCCGGTGCTGCTGTGGCGCCGCGGCAGCCTGCGCCGGCAACTGCTGTTGCTGCTGCTGCCGGCGCTGGCGGCAATGATGGCGCTCGACACCTGGCTCACCTACGGCACCCTGCGCGATGCCGCCAATACCGCCTACGACCGCTCGCTCTACGGTTCGATCCGCGCCATCGACAACGCCATCGGCATGGCCGGCGACAACGTCCAGCTGACCCTCCCCGACGCCGCCATGGAGATCTTCGAGACCGCGGCGCAGACCCATGTGTTCTACCGGGTCTCGACCGAGCGCGCCGGCCAGGTCGAGACCGTGACCGGCTACAGCGACCTGCCCCTGCCGCGCGGCGCGCTGCTCAACAACCAGCCGCGCTTCTACGACGCCGAATACATGGGCGAGGCCGTGCGCATTGCCGCGATGGCGCGGCCGGTGTACCGGCCCGACGCGCGCATGCGCGTGATCATCCAGGTGGCCGAGACCGCCGAGCCGCGCAGCGCGCTGATCGGCTCGGTTTGGCGCAGCGCACTGGCGCGCGACCTGCTGCTGATCCTGCTCAGCGCCGCGATCCTGGTGGGCGGCGTCACCTACGTGCTGCGTCCGCTGGCGCGCGTGCGCGACGACGTCGAGGCGCGCTCGCCCGAGGACCTGACCCCGCTCGCGTTCGAGCGCGTGCCCGCCGAGGTGCGCCCGCTGGTCGATGCGGTCAACCTGCACGTATCGCGCTCGGCCGCGATGGCGCAGTCGCAGGCGCAGTTCATCGCCGATGCCGCGCACCAGCTGCGCACCCCGCTGGCCATCCTCAAGACCCAGGCCGAGTACGCCCAGCGCCAGCTCAACGGCCCCGACCCCGAAGCCGCGCGCGCCGCCGCCGGCGAAGCCGTGGGCGGCATCGTCACCCAGCTGGAACAGGCCGCGCGGCTGACCAACCAGCTGCTCGCGCTGGCGCGGGTACGCCAGCACCGCGCCGATGCCACGCAAGCTGGTGAAGCCGGCGAAGGCATCGACATCATCGATGCCGTCACCGTCGCCGAGCAGGTGGCACTGGACTACCTGCCGCTGGCGCGCGGCAAGCAGCAGGACTTCGGCTGGGAGCCGGTGCCTGGGCTGGCGCTGCCGGTGCGCGCCGACCCCGCGCTGCTGCGCGAGGCGCTGGCCAACCTGGTCCACAACGCGATCCAGTACTCGCCGCGCGGCAGCCGCATCACGCTGTCGGCGACGCGGTCGGGCGATCACGCCTGCCTGGTGGTCGAGGACGATGGACCCGGCATTCCGGCCGAGGAGCGCGAGAAGGTGTTCGCGCGCTTCTACCGGCGGGTGGGCAATGCGGAGCCGGGCTCGGGGCTGGGGCTGGCGATTTCGCGGGAGATGGCGTCGCGGTTTGGGGGGACGGTGGAATTGGGGGAAGGTGGGCAGGGTACCGGGGTGCGGGCGGTGTTGAGATTGCCGGTCGAGGCCAGCTAG